The Pseudomonadota bacterium genome includes a region encoding these proteins:
- a CDS encoding CYTH domain-containing protein, giving the protein MALEIERKFLLQDESWRLQADVGVGLRQGYLSHNEKNSIRVRIGGCRAWLNIKSSTPGTVRHEYEYPLPLAEAEEMLAGLCRSPVIEKRRYHVEYGGFTWEIDVFSGANQGLVVAEIELETVEQDFPRPPWLGAEVSAELRYYNSQLVLYPYCAWSAAERQFSKA; this is encoded by the coding sequence ATGGCGCTTGAGATTGAACGAAAATTTCTGTTGCAAGATGAGAGCTGGCGGCTGCAAGCCGATGTCGGAGTGGGGTTGCGTCAGGGTTATCTCAGCCATAACGAAAAGAACTCGATTCGGGTTCGAATCGGCGGTTGCCGAGCCTGGCTCAATATCAAGAGCAGCACTCCGGGAACCGTGCGGCACGAATATGAATATCCGCTGCCGCTAGCCGAGGCCGAGGAAATGCTGGCCGGTCTTTGTCGATCGCCGGTGATCGAAAAACGGCGTTATCATGTCGAGTATGGCGGTTTTACTTGGGAAATCGATGTTTTTTCGGGCGCGAATCAGGGGTTGGTGGTCGCCGAAATCGAGCTGGAGACGGTTGAGCAGGATTTTCCCCGGCCGCCCTGGCTCGGCGCCGAAGTTTCCGCGGAACTGCGTTACTATAATTCTCAGCTGGTTCTTTATCCTTATTGCGCATGGTCGGCCGCCGAGCGGCAGTTCAGCAAAGCGTAA